One region of Cyanobium sp. M30B3 genomic DNA includes:
- a CDS encoding DUF1622 domain-containing protein, whose translation MVASEHLVSSLALGLRPALEGLSVITVALGVLGSLRLMGRRRSLEAIRLHLGRWLSMALEFQLAADIVATTVSPNGEALIQLAAVALIRSFLNVFLAREIAQERAEEARAAGGDSAAQLAFPRL comes from the coding sequence ATGGTTGCCTCTGAGCATCTGGTCTCGTCCCTGGCCCTTGGGCTCCGTCCGGCCCTTGAAGGTCTGTCGGTGATCACGGTGGCCCTCGGGGTGCTGGGCAGTCTGCGGCTGATGGGGCGGCGCCGCTCCCTTGAAGCCATTCGCCTGCATCTGGGCCGCTGGCTGTCGATGGCCCTGGAATTCCAGCTGGCCGCCGATATCGTAGCCACCACGGTGAGCCCCAATGGCGAGGCGTTGATTCAGCTGGCTGCCGTGGCGCTGATCCGCAGCTTCCTCAATGTGTTCCTGGCCCGTGAGATCGCCCAGGAGCGGGCTGAGGAGGCCCGGGCCGCAGGGGGCGACTCGGCTGCTCAACTTGCCTTTCCCCGGTTGTGA
- a CDS encoding DUF202 domain-containing protein, translating into MNLTNELARQRNRDAAERTLMAWIRTCLSLISFGFGLDKIVAAIDRATGDPGPRPGVIAVALSFVFTGILAMAAATVQHTRELKRLSRADYVYAESTRIAAATATLITLIGLMAMGILLSNWL; encoded by the coding sequence GTGAATCTCACCAACGAACTGGCCCGCCAGCGCAACCGCGATGCCGCGGAGCGCACCCTGATGGCCTGGATCCGCACCTGTCTGTCCTTGATCAGCTTCGGATTCGGTCTCGACAAGATCGTGGCTGCCATTGACCGGGCCACGGGTGATCCAGGGCCCAGGCCGGGGGTGATCGCAGTAGCACTCTCCTTTGTGTTCACCGGCATCCTGGCGATGGCTGCCGCCACCGTTCAGCACACCCGGGAGCTCAAGCGGCTCAGCCGGGCTGACTATGTGTATGCGGAATCCACTCGGATCGCCGCGGCCACAGCCACGCTGATCACGCTGATCGGGCTGATGGCCATGGGAATTCTGCTGTCGAACTGGCTGTGA
- a CDS encoding bile acid:sodium symporter, which yields MALLVPLTLFTVMLALGVGLPLQAFRQWRQTWPLVMRLELATCLLVPLVAWLLLLIPPAGQLSQEVRMAIALMAACPSAPLILRKAGKTGGDASLAGLLQVGAALLAIITVPLLAQAAEPVFGVAGWDVLPRQVARQVATVQLLPLLVGLWLRRSWPEHIRRLQGMLDRLANGLLLVLFGAILIRIAPLLLAFAQANGIGLLWMALVVLASLGLGYGLGGSAGDRKLTAALVTSMRNPGLALLLANTYAPQVPGLKIGILTYLLITVLLSIPLIRRRRFELGASFGKRRRFRSQLPPGFSGRAPFRAPH from the coding sequence GTGGCCCTGCTGGTGCCGCTCACCCTGTTCACGGTGATGCTGGCCCTCGGGGTGGGCCTGCCCCTGCAGGCCTTTCGCCAGTGGCGCCAGACCTGGCCCCTGGTGATGCGGCTTGAGCTGGCCACCTGTCTGCTGGTGCCGCTGGTGGCCTGGCTGCTGCTGCTCATCCCCCCGGCTGGCCAGCTCTCCCAGGAGGTGCGCATGGCCATTGCCCTGATGGCGGCCTGTCCGAGCGCGCCGCTGATTCTGCGCAAGGCCGGCAAGACGGGCGGCGATGCCTCCCTGGCCGGTTTGCTCCAGGTGGGGGCGGCCCTGCTGGCGATCATCACCGTGCCCCTGCTGGCCCAGGCCGCTGAGCCCGTTTTCGGCGTGGCTGGCTGGGATGTGCTGCCCAGGCAGGTGGCCAGGCAGGTGGCCACCGTGCAATTGCTGCCGCTGCTGGTGGGTCTGTGGTTGCGCCGGTCCTGGCCCGAGCACATCCGCCGGCTCCAGGGCATGCTCGACCGACTGGCCAATGGGCTGCTGCTGGTGCTCTTCGGGGCCATCCTGATCCGCATCGCCCCGCTCCTGCTGGCCTTTGCCCAGGCCAATGGGATCGGCCTGCTCTGGATGGCCCTGGTGGTGCTGGCGAGCCTTGGCCTGGGCTATGGCCTCGGTGGTTCGGCCGGGGATCGGAAACTCACCGCCGCCCTGGTCACCTCCATGCGCAACCCGGGGCTGGCGCTGTTGCTGGCCAACACCTATGCACCCCAGGTGCCTGGCCTGAAAATAGGTATTCTCACTTATCTGCTGATCACCGTGCTGCTGTCGATCCCCCTGATTCGTCGTCGCCGTTTTGAGCTGGGCGCGTCATTCGGCAAAAGACGCAGATTCAGATCGCAACTGCCGCCCGGATTCAGTGGCCGGGCTCCGTTCCGCGCCCCACACTGA
- a CDS encoding arylsulfatase, with product MPNGKPNILILWGDDIGQSNLSCYSHGLMGYQTPNIDRVANEGAKFIHYYAEQSCTAGRAAFISGQSVYRTGLSKVGLPGAELGFRAEDPTIAELLKPQGYRTGQFGKNHFGDRDEHLPTMHGFDEFFGNLYHLNAEEEPELRDYPKEDDPEFPNFRKRFAPRGVLHCWANGDGTQRIESTGPLTRKRMETADDEFMAEAKRFIRDAVASGEPFFVWFNTTHMHFRTYARPQDIGRSGRWQSEYHDVMIYHDECIGEMLNLLDELGITDDTIVMYGTDNGPHMNSWPDAGMTPFRSEKNTNWEGAFRVPALVRWPGKIAAGTNITGICSHLDWLPTLLAAAGEPEIKEKLLTGYQVGNKTFKIHLDGYNMLDYWTGKADKSPRKEFFYFSDDGDLVGLRYDNWKFVFKEQRCPGTCQIWAEPFVELRVPKIFNLLTDPYERADITSNTYWDWMFDHIFMLVPAQTFVADFLKTFVEYPPRQKASSFSLERVMEKLEQAASGAA from the coding sequence ATGCCAAACGGCAAGCCCAACATCCTGATCCTCTGGGGCGATGACATCGGCCAGAGCAATCTGAGCTGCTACAGCCACGGGCTGATGGGGTACCAGACCCCCAACATCGACCGGGTGGCCAACGAAGGCGCCAAGTTCATCCACTACTACGCCGAGCAGAGCTGCACCGCCGGCCGCGCCGCCTTCATCTCCGGCCAGAGCGTGTACCGCACCGGCCTCTCCAAGGTGGGTTTGCCCGGCGCCGAGCTGGGCTTCCGCGCGGAGGATCCCACCATCGCCGAGCTGCTCAAGCCCCAGGGCTACCGCACCGGTCAGTTCGGCAAAAACCACTTCGGCGACCGTGACGAGCATCTGCCGACGATGCACGGCTTTGACGAGTTCTTCGGCAACCTCTACCACCTCAATGCCGAAGAGGAGCCCGAGCTGCGCGATTACCCCAAGGAGGACGATCCGGAGTTCCCCAACTTCCGCAAGCGTTTTGCCCCCCGGGGCGTGCTGCACTGCTGGGCCAACGGCGACGGCACCCAGCGGATCGAGAGCACCGGCCCGCTCACCCGCAAGCGGATGGAAACCGCCGACGACGAATTCATGGCGGAGGCCAAGCGCTTCATCCGCGATGCCGTTGCTTCCGGTGAGCCCTTCTTCGTGTGGTTCAACACCACCCACATGCACTTCCGCACCTATGCCCGTCCCCAGGACATCGGCCGGTCAGGTCGTTGGCAGTCGGAATACCACGACGTGATGATCTATCACGACGAGTGCATCGGTGAGATGCTCAACCTGCTCGATGAGCTGGGCATCACCGACGACACGATCGTGATGTATGGCACCGACAACGGGCCCCACATGAACAGCTGGCCCGATGCCGGCATGACCCCCTTCCGCAGCGAGAAGAACACCAACTGGGAAGGGGCCTTCCGCGTGCCGGCCCTGGTGCGCTGGCCCGGCAAGATCGCCGCTGGCACCAACATCACCGGGATCTGCAGTCACCTCGACTGGCTGCCCACCCTGTTGGCCGCCGCAGGCGAACCGGAGATCAAGGAGAAGCTGCTCACGGGCTACCAGGTGGGCAACAAAACCTTCAAGATCCACCTGGATGGCTACAACATGCTCGACTACTGGACGGGCAAGGCCGACAAGAGTCCCCGCAAGGAGTTCTTCTATTTCTCCGACGACGGTGACCTGGTGGGTCTGCGTTACGACAACTGGAAGTTCGTGTTCAAGGAGCAGCGCTGCCCAGGCACCTGCCAGATCTGGGCCGAGCCGTTCGTGGAGCTGCGGGTGCCCAAGATCTTCAACCTGCTCACCGACCCCTATGAGCGGGCCGACATCACCTCCAACACCTACTGGGACTGGATGTTCGATCACATCTTCATGCTCGTTCCCGCCCAGACCTTCGTGGCCGATTTCCTCAAGACCTTTGTGGAGTATCCGCCACGGCAGAAGGCCTCCAGCTTCTCGTTGGAGCGGGTGATGGAGAAACTGGAGCAGGCGGCCAGCGGCGCGGCCTGA
- a CDS encoding formylglycine-generating enzyme family protein: MVWIPAGRFVMGSDDHYPEEAPAHPVDVAGFWMDRAPVTNAQFLKFVKATGHRTLAERPADPQLYPAASAAQRQPASIVFVPPPGPVPQASHYRWWHYIPGADWRHPEGPGSSIKGRDQHPVVHVAHADAQAYADWAGKLLPSEVEWERAAWGGREGCEYAWGDDLHPGGVPVANTFQGDFPHHNSRLDGYERTSPVGSYPANGYGLADMIGNVWEWTDTWYGPHEPTVTGCCAAEISREPAPEALREALSIDPSSQHGAVPRKVVKGGSFLCAPSYCRRYRPAARMAQGIDTSTCHMGFRCVVRQS; this comes from the coding sequence ATGGTGTGGATTCCGGCGGGCAGGTTTGTGATGGGCTCCGATGACCACTACCCCGAAGAAGCCCCTGCCCATCCGGTGGATGTGGCGGGCTTCTGGATGGACCGCGCCCCGGTGACCAACGCCCAGTTCCTGAAGTTCGTGAAGGCCACTGGCCATCGCACCCTCGCCGAGCGGCCCGCGGATCCGCAGCTGTACCCGGCTGCCAGTGCCGCGCAACGCCAGCCCGCCTCCATCGTGTTCGTGCCGCCGCCGGGGCCGGTGCCGCAGGCCAGCCATTACCGCTGGTGGCACTACATCCCGGGAGCCGACTGGCGCCATCCGGAAGGGCCCGGCAGCTCGATCAAGGGCCGGGACCAGCACCCCGTTGTGCATGTCGCCCATGCCGATGCCCAGGCCTATGCGGACTGGGCTGGCAAGCTGCTCCCCTCGGAGGTGGAGTGGGAGCGGGCCGCCTGGGGCGGTCGCGAGGGCTGCGAATACGCCTGGGGTGATGACCTGCACCCGGGTGGTGTGCCAGTGGCGAACACCTTCCAGGGGGACTTCCCGCACCACAACAGCCGCCTCGATGGCTACGAGCGCACCTCGCCGGTGGGCAGCTACCCGGCCAATGGCTATGGCCTGGCCGACATGATCGGCAACGTGTGGGAATGGACCGACACCTGGTACGGGCCCCACGAACCGACTGTGACGGGCTGTTGTGCTGCTGAGATCTCAAGGGAGCCAGCGCCGGAGGCCCTGAGGGAGGCCCTGAGCATCGACCCCAGCTCCCAGCATGGCGCCGTGCCTCGCAAGGTGGTGAAAGGGGGCTCCTTTCTCTGTGCCCCCAGTTATTGCCGGCGCTATCGGCCCGCGGCGCGAATGGCCCAGGGCATCGATACCTCCACCTGCCACATGGGCTTTCGCTGCGTGGTGCGTCAGAGCTGA
- the mscL gene encoding large conductance mechanosensitive channel protein MscL codes for MTRSRSSLLSDFKDFVNKGNVVDLAVAVVIGGAFGKVVDAVVSLVMGNLLEPALKAANVDSIADWPAGSVIVALINFLVIAFVVFLIVRAIEAMRRSEEAIAPPDPQAQLASAATRLAEALDRRQL; via the coding sequence ATGACCCGATCCCGTTCTTCCCTGCTGTCCGACTTCAAGGACTTCGTCAACAAAGGCAATGTGGTTGACCTCGCTGTGGCGGTGGTGATCGGCGGCGCCTTCGGCAAGGTGGTGGATGCCGTGGTGAGCCTCGTGATGGGCAACCTCCTGGAGCCCGCCCTCAAGGCAGCCAATGTGGACTCCATTGCCGACTGGCCCGCCGGCAGCGTGATCGTGGCCCTGATCAACTTCCTGGTGATCGCCTTCGTGGTGTTCCTGATCGTGCGGGCGATCGAAGCGATGCGCCGCAGCGAAGAGGCCATCGCCCCTCCCGATCCCCAGGCCCAGCTCGCCTCGGCAGCCACCCGCCTGGCCGAGGCCCTCGACCGCCGTCAGCTCTGA